ATGACTAAATTATTAGATGGAAAACTATTGGCAAAAGAAATAAGAAATGAAATTTCCAGTGTTATAACAAATAAAATCTTAAAAGAAAATAAAAGAATCCCTCATCTTGGAATTATTTTAACAGGAAATAATAGTTCTAGTATTGCATATGTTAATAACAAAATTAGAGAATGCAAAAATATTGGAATCAAGTATTCTTTAATTCATTTACCTATAAACACACTAGAAAAAAAACTGTTAGAAGAAATAAAAAAAATGAATAAAAATCCATATATAGATGGATTTATAGTACAGTTACCACTAGAAAAACATATAAACCAAGATAAAATTATTTTATCTATTAATCCTAAAAAAGATGTGGATGGATTTCATCCTGAAAATTTTGGAAAAATGGCCTTGAATATGAAAACCTTTTTTCCTGCTACAGCATTAGGAATACTAACTCTTTTAGAAAAATATAAAATTCAAATATCTGGAAAATATACTGTGATAATTGGAAGAAGTAGGATAGTAGGTAGACCAGTTAGCATACTTATGAGTAGAAAAAGTTATCCTGGTAATAGTACCGTAACACTTACTCATAGTAAGACTCCAAATATAGAATATTATACAAAACAAGCTGATATTATTGTAGTAGCAGTGGGAATTCCAAAATTTCTTAAAGGAAGAATGATCAAAAAGGGAGCCATTGTTATAGATGTAGGGATACACAATAATAATGAAAAAAAAATATTAGGTGATGTTGATTTTTGTAGTGTTTATGGAAAAGCTTCTTATCTTACTCCTGTTCCAGGAGGAATAGGTCCTATGACTCGTATTATGTTAATCAAAAATACATTAACCGCAGCATTAAATAATAGAGAAAAATGAAAGAAATAAGTTATCCTATAAAAGAATCATTTTACTCTATTCAAGGAGAAGGATACTATCATGGAACAGCTGCTTACTTTATTCGTTTCGAAGGATGTGATATAAAATGTCATTGGTGTGATACTAAAAATAGTTGGAGAATAAAAAAAAAAGATTTTGTTTCCATTCATAAAATTATCGCTAATATTGATAATTTTCAAGTGAAAACTGTTATAATTACTGGAGGAGAACCTACAATGTGGAATTTGTATCCTTTAATTAAAAACCTTAAAAAAAAAGGATATCGTATTCATATTGAAACTTCAGGTTCTTATCCCATAAAAGAAAAATATGTAGATTGGATTACGGTTTCTCCTAAAAAAACAAAGCTACCTTTACGAGAAAATTACCAAAAAATCAATGAATTAAAAATTGTGATTTCTGATGAAAATGATTTCCTTTTTGCGGAAGAACAAGCTTCTTATATTAAAATTAAAAAATCTAATTGTTTTTTATTCTTACAACCAGAATGGAGTAATCTTTTTAAGATTATTCCAAAAATAATATCTTATATTAAAGAAAATCCTAAATGGAGGATATCGGTCCAAATTCATAAATTTATAAACATACCTTAAGATTCTGAATGTCTATTTTTTAAAATATTAATAACATCTTGTATTTCCAATTCTTTTTTTTTCAAAAGAATAAGATAATGAAAAAGTAAATCAGCAGATTCATTTAAAAATAAACTTTTATTATTATCTTTAGATTCAATGACAAGTTCCACAGCTTCTTCCCCTAATTTTTGAGATATTCTATTAATTCCTTTTTTCGATAGTTGATATATATAAGAATCTTTTTGTTTCTTTTTAATTCTATCTGATATTATATTTTCTAAATGAAATAAAAAATTTTTATTATTATTTGTTTCTTTCCAACATGTATCCGATCCTTGATGACAAACAGGACCTGATGGCTTTGCTTTAATTAATAATGTATCTTGATCACAATCAATTAATATCTCTTGAATAAAAAGATAATTTTTACTAGTTTCTCCTTTAGTCCATAATCTTTTTTTTGATCTACTATAAAAAGTTACTTTTTTTTCATCAATACTTTTTTTATAAGCATCTTGATTCATATAACCTAGCATTAATACTTTATCTGTTTTTGAATCTTGAACAATAGTAGGAATCAAACCGTTCTTGAAATCTATCATTTTATGTTTATGTTTGTATTTTGAGTTCTTACAGGTATATGAAGTTTGTTTAAATAAAGTTTTAATCTTGGAATTTCTATTTCTTTATAATGAAAAATACTAGCAGCTAAAGCTGCGTCAGCTTTTCCTTTTTTTAAAATTTTATAAAAATCTTCTAATTTTCCTGCTCCACCTGAAGCAATCACAGGAGTAGAAATATTTTCGGATATTTTTTTAGTAATATCCAATGCAAATCCATTTTTTGTTCCATCATGATTCATTGAGGTTAATAATATTTCTCCTGCTCCTCTATTTATTCCTTCTTTGGCCCAATCTAAGGTTTTAATATAAGTTGGAATTCTTCCTCCATTTAAATATACCCACCATTCATTTTTTTCATATTTAGTATCAATAGCCAAAACAATACATTGACTTCCAAATCTTTTCGAGAGATCTTCCAAAAGATTTGGTTTCTTAAAAGCAGCAGTATTAATAGATATTTTATCTGCCCCCGCATTTAACAAATGTTCTACATCTTTTTCTTCTTTAATTCCTCCCCCGACTGTAAAAGGAATATTAATATGACGAGAAATATCTTTTACTAGATTAATTAATGTTTTACGTTTTTCATTTGTAGCTGTAATATCCAAAAATATTAATTCATCTGCTTCTTGTTCCGTATACCAACAAACTAATTCTATTGGATCTCCAGCATCTTGTAAATGCTTAAAATTTACGCCTTTTACTGTTCTTCCATTTTTTATATCTAAACAAGGGATAATACGTTTAGCTAACATATGTTTATTCGTTATTTTTTATTACTCTTTTTTTTCCAATTTTTGATATTGGATAATGATATTTTATTTTCATATATTGCTTTTCCAATAATAACTCCATTACAGCCTAAATTAAACAATTTTTCTACATCATCCATGTTTCTAATACCTCCACTTGCTATACATTCAATATTTGGAAATTTTTCAATAATTTTTTTATATAAAAGAAAAGAAGGACCTGATAAAATTCCATCTTTAGATATATCTGTACAAAAAATTTTTTTAATTCCATGATTACTTTTTTCTTGTAAAAAATCAAAAAATGGAAAATCAATAAATTTTGTCCATCCATTAGTAGCTATTTTATTATTTTTAATATCCACTCCTAATAAGATTTTATCATCTCCATAAATATGAATCCACTCTTTTAACAAAGTAGGATTTTGAACAGCAATACTCCCTATAGTAACCATATCTCCTCCATTTTCAAATACAGTACGGATATCTTTTTCAGAATGAATTCCACCGCCAAAATCTATAATTAGATGAGTATGTTTTGCTATTTTTTCTAGAATTTTCCAATGAACAACCTTTCCTTTTTTTGCTCCATCTAAATCTACTAAATGGAGTCTAGATATTCCATTATTTTCTAATAATAAAGCAACTTCTAGTGGATCTTCATTATAAATTTTTTTTCTTTTAAAATCACCTTGTACTAATCGAACACATTTACCATCAATCAAATCTATAGCTACTATAATATCCATTGTCATAAATAATTTATAATCGAATAAAATTTTCTAATATTTTGTGTCCTACATAAGAAGATTTTTCCGGATGAAATTGTACAGCATAAAAATTATTTTTTTGTAACGCAGCGCTATAAGAAATAATATATTCTGTTTTTGCTGTTGTATGTTCCCCTAAAGGAACATAATAGCTATGAACAAAATATT
The sequence above is drawn from the Blattabacterium cuenoti genome and encodes:
- a CDS encoding bifunctional 5,10-methylenetetrahydrofolate dehydrogenase/5,10-methenyltetrahydrofolate cyclohydrolase translates to MTKLLDGKLLAKEIRNEISSVITNKILKENKRIPHLGIILTGNNSSSIAYVNNKIRECKNIGIKYSLIHLPINTLEKKLLEEIKKMNKNPYIDGFIVQLPLEKHINQDKIILSINPKKDVDGFHPENFGKMALNMKTFFPATALGILTLLEKYKIQISGKYTVIIGRSRIVGRPVSILMSRKSYPGNSTVTLTHSKTPNIEYYTKQADIIVVAVGIPKFLKGRMIKKGAIVIDVGIHNNNEKKILGDVDFCSVYGKASYLTPVPGGIGPMTRIMLIKNTLTAALNNREK
- a CDS encoding 7-carboxy-7-deazaguanine synthase QueE, whose amino-acid sequence is MKEISYPIKESFYSIQGEGYYHGTAAYFIRFEGCDIKCHWCDTKNSWRIKKKDFVSIHKIIANIDNFQVKTVIITGGEPTMWNLYPLIKNLKKKGYRIHIETSGSYPIKEKYVDWITVSPKKTKLPLRENYQKINELKIVISDENDFLFAEEQASYIKIKKSNCFLFLQPEWSNLFKIIPKIISYIKENPKWRISVQIHKFINIP
- the hisIE gene encoding bifunctional phosphoribosyl-AMP cyclohydrolase/phosphoribosyl-ATP diphosphatase HisIE, yielding MIDFKNGLIPTIVQDSKTDKVLMLGYMNQDAYKKSIDEKKVTFYSRSKKRLWTKGETSKNYLFIQEILIDCDQDTLLIKAKPSGPVCHQGSDTCWKETNNNKNFLFHLENIISDRIKKKQKDSYIYQLSKKGINRISQKLGEEAVELVIESKDNNKSLFLNESADLLFHYLILLKKKELEIQDVINILKNRHSES
- the hisF gene encoding imidazole glycerol phosphate synthase subunit HisF; translated protein: MLAKRIIPCLDIKNGRTVKGVNFKHLQDAGDPIELVCWYTEQEADELIFLDITATNEKRKTLINLVKDISRHINIPFTVGGGIKEEKDVEHLLNAGADKISINTAAFKKPNLLEDLSKRFGSQCIVLAIDTKYEKNEWWVYLNGGRIPTYIKTLDWAKEGINRGAGEILLTSMNHDGTKNGFALDITKKISENISTPVIASGGAGKLEDFYKILKKGKADAALAASIFHYKEIEIPRLKLYLNKLHIPVRTQNTNINIK
- the hisA gene encoding 1-(5-phosphoribosyl)-5-[(5-phosphoribosylamino)methylideneamino]imidazole-4-carboxamide isomerase, which produces MDIIVAIDLIDGKCVRLVQGDFKRKKIYNEDPLEVALLLENNGISRLHLVDLDGAKKGKVVHWKILEKIAKHTHLIIDFGGGIHSEKDIRTVFENGGDMVTIGSIAVQNPTLLKEWIHIYGDDKILLGVDIKNNKIATNGWTKFIDFPFFDFLQEKSNHGIKKIFCTDISKDGILSGPSFLLYKKIIEKFPNIECIASGGIRNMDDVEKLFNLGCNGVIIGKAIYENKISLSNIKNWKKKSNKK